AGGCAGGATATGAGGGCTTGATATTTGCTGCCGCCATCGGAGTAAACCGCCATCGGAGTAAACCGTTTTAATTTTAGACCGAAAGAAGTTCTCGACTTATATGGTCACTCGTAAATATTGTCCTTATTTTGACCTCGGACTAAGGGAACCAGTATGGGTAATGGGGAGTTCGTTACCTTGTAAATCCGAGGTGGGGTAGCTGAAAGATTTGCGTGAGGCTAATGCGACGGAAgaggaagtctgggtcgagttCTACAGACTTTTACAGAGTGGCCAATTTTGTCACACAGCTCGCAGACAACTCTTTGTTGATCTATGTGATCAGGACGCCAATTTCTTATACTCATCCCTGAGGTCGTTAAGTGTGTGGATAATGATTTCTTCATCACTAAGATTATGATCTATCAGGGCCAAGTTATCgataataacttttatattttgtagataatcaacaaTAGCACTTTCTTCTTATTTTGCTTACATAAGACTAGATAGAAGACTATCACATGAAGATATGAGTGGGGGTACGGATTGAGCGCTCCTGGAATGTTGGCGTTGCCCGTGGACAACAAAGAGAGCTATCGTCAGGATATTGCCACCTTTGGATAACTCGAAGGCGACGAGAGTTGCAacattagaaataaggctagaagaAAAGGTAATGTGGCTTCTGCAAGCAACTACGATTACAGCAGCAGCGACACCACCGTCGCTGAACGTGTTTGCAGATTGCAATATTGTGAGATGCTGCAGCTTGCAGTTTTGGGAGAAGCTGCAGCTTACGGTTTTGGGAGAAGTCGGTGATGCTGTGAGCGCAGTCCCACTTTGGGAGAAGCCGGTGATGCTGCGGGCGCAGAGTGTCCGACGGATTTCTACGTGGCCGCGGGTGAGATCGAGGAGGCCGACGAAGGGGCAAGAAGGGCCGGAAGGGGAGTCTGGATGGGCGGCTGCGATGGCTTGAAGCCCGCCGGCTGGCAGCAGATCAGCCTTGAAGTCCGCCGGATCGCAGCAGATCAGCAGAGGACAGACGTCGGGGATGGCGGTAGAGTCGTACACCTTGACGACCTCCTCGGCAGTGTTGAACTTACCAAGTCACACCCGGACGCAGCGCCAAGGATCGCGGATCTCCGCCGAGAACTTCCCACGGCCGCGGAACCGCTTCACGCTCTCGTCCCCTTCACGGGAGTAGAAGAGGATCCATTTGGTCCTCGTCGTCGTTCTCCTTCCGGaagggaaggaagatgcagcggagGAAGGGTGGCAGCAGCAACGATGGCTGCGGGATTATAGCTCTGATACCGTATGAAAACGAACGAAATATATAGAAGAAGTTGGTGAGATGTTGACTGTTATTGAAGTTGTTATCACGGGATATCTTGACTGTTATCAGTTTTCACTGTCGAAGAAGGAGGAAACATGGCTTGCAGATTCGCGATGGTGATGATGACGAGGGAAGATGGAGATAAAATAGTTTTTATGTGAttagaaatattttataattttttttacaaattgaAACGTTTTTGAGAAATTCTACAAGTTAGAAATTTGTTTGACAATTCGTCCTATAGCATTTATGCAATTCTTAGTCTTGCTTTCAACCTCGAATAGTTAAGAGCCACCGCCGGTCTCCTGTGGTGTCGACGTGGTGACCACGGTGGGTTTCAGCTCACGTGACGACAAGTCTCATGCTTGATGGCTAGGATTGAATCCTCTGACCGATAAAGATTTATAACCGCATGATCTTCAACCGTGATCATCGCTTTCCGCGGTCAAAACCCAGTACAGTGGTGGGTTTGGCCGACATAGGCCACGTAAAAGAAACCAAATTTGCCTTCTCAAGCTAACCATGATGTCGGAGATCTTACGAGACGCGCACATATGAACCTGTAGATTCGCCCATCTTCCAGCGTGATCAAAGCTTTATCCTCTTCACATGGAACTGTAGTTTCTGAGGCAGATCTTGACTGGGAAAGGGTCAGATTGGAAGCTCTGGTGATGCAGAACACCCATCTTTCTCTTCGCATCCCCAACTGTCCCCTGCGTACCTAACATGACCCATTAATTTTGTTCCCGTGTTCATACTCCTCCGAGAAGTCGAGCCAACAGCGGTCTTCGACGAACGGAATTGGAAGGGAGCGGCGATTCGTACGAGGCAACGTCGAAGATGCCATCCCTGAGAAAAATTTCGTCTCTCGTCGCGAGTCTTCCGCTTCCTTCTCCATGCGATGACTGACTGTAACTCTGTCGATAGCCAGGGTAGACTGCAGGAGCTGTCGAGAGCGGAAGCAGTGAAGACCGAAGAGAGAGTTGGAAATTTCGTCGAAGCAGTTGCAGCTGCGTGTCTACGCAGGCAAAAGCACTCCGTGATCCTAAATCGTGTGGGTAAAGAGGAAGGCTCCACAGCGAAGCAACAGGTGGCAGAAGCGGCGTCTCTCCCGGTTCCCACCTGACGcagttcctcctcctcccctgtcAAATCAGTTCTCACTCGCGAGGTTTTCTTACCTGGGTCGGTCTTTAAATCCTTATCCTCGCTTCCATTTCGTTCTTAGTTTCTACCTTTGCTTTTCCCCCTCTGTTAGGATTTCAGCTCGATTCTTGATTTCTCGTCTTCGATCCACCTGAGTTCTTGTCGGAATTCATATCCCCTACTCCGAAACATGGCATGCTTTggctacttcaagaagaagccgaAGGGTGCACCGGAGAGGAGCAGTGCCCCCGCCACGACGCCTGCGACTACTACTTCCTCGAGTTTTAGCACCAGCCGGTCCGACGATTCGGCCGCCGGAAGGCGTTGGAGCAGGTCAACGGGGTCTACGACGTCACAGAAGAGCATTCCGGCTTTGTACGAGGAGAGGGGCCACAAGCTCCGTGTTTTTGAGCTGGATGAACTGAGGAACGCTACCAATGACTTCAGCAGAATGAATAAGATTGGGGAAGGCGGGTTTGGGAGAGTCTACAAGGGTTATGTCAGACATCCGGATGGAATTGGGGGCAGGAAGCTGGTGGCCATAAAGAAGCTCAACCAAAAAGGCTTGCAGGTATCCCCTGTCACCTGTTCATCCCTGTGATTATAGTCGATTTGAATCTAACTGTGAGTGCAAGCACCAATGTTGTTGTCTTTTCATGCTGCACAAAATTGCATAAACTGATGGAGATACCTTCAGATTGGTGAGTTACAAGCTATTTAAGCCTTGAAAGTTGAAAGCATATTGCATCAATCCTGCAAACCTAGAGGAGGAAGGAAAGCTTTTGGTCTGTATATGCATCTAAGAAGTGAATTATCATCATTTTATTATGTTATTGAGCACAGCTATTAGGAAAAAAGAAAATTGCATGGTGTTAACAGGAATGAAAGATTTTGGTAGCAGTGAAAGGCCGGTAAGTGAGGAAGAGTTGAAGATCTCTGTTTGATCGAAACAACTTAAAGAGACAATAGAAAGAACAAAGAGAACAGATGTTGCCTGTAATCTAAATAAGTGGCTATGCTGAACAAAGAGAGGAAGAGTTGAAAATTGCATGGTGTTAACAGGAATGAAAGATTTTGGTAGCAGTGAAAGGAGGGTAAGAGAGTAAGAGTTGAAGATCTCTGTTTGATCGAAACAACTTAAAGAGACAATGGAAAGAACAAAGAGAACAGATGTTGCCTGTAATCTAAATAAGTGGCTATGCTGGACTATGTTTGCTTCTTCTGATAGTTGGATTGTAACATTGCATCTGTTGGTGTTTTTAGGTAATTATAACCTCTTGAAAATTCATGATTGTCATCTAATGCTGATTGACCTGAGTTTGGCTTGATTTAAATCGGTAGGTTTATCGGAGGGTTTATACACATCTTCTGTCACATGTCATTGCATCTTTACTTGTAATGACAACtttttatgcatatatatgtGAAATGACTTTCTCCTTATATATTATCTAGCAATGCTAATATTTTTGGAACACTTAGGGTCATAAGCAATGGTTGGCAGAAGTTCAATTTCTTGGAGTTTTTGAGCACCCAAATCTTGTGAAGCTTCTTGGTTACTGTGCACAAGATGATGAGAGAGGGATTGAAAGGCTATTGGTCTATGAGTTTATGCCAAACAAGAGTTTGGAAGATCATCTATTTAGCAGGGCTTATCCTCCTCTTCCCTGGAATTTGAGATTGCAGATAGCTTTGGGTGTGGCTGAAGGCTTAGAATACCTACACGAGGGAGAAGTTCAGGTACCGTCTCTTCCTTTCTCACTAGTTTTGTTGCTTGCTTCCTTTGTGCCAATAGGCTCTTCCTCTGGTCCTGCTGTTTTTTGATACACAAAACCTTCCCTTCTTGTGTATATCTGACTTCTTGTGAAGTTTATTCAGCTGACCCTAAGAAATGATCATATGATTTGTTGTTGTCTttcttctaaactaaataaatcaTGAGGTACACTTTTCACATTCGGGTCTTACATGTAGAAACACTACTCTGATTGAGATGCCAATCAGAGAATCCCATTTCATGTCCTTCTTTTGGCTGGATTTTGCATCCTCTAAGTTCCTACTGAATTCTGATCGCAACTTAAATATGCTGCAAATAATAGCAGAATTTGTTCATCTCGCAGCAGTTTCACCATCCTGATCATATCGTTTTACGTCACTTATCCTGACAGAAATTtgtcaaagagaaagagaaaaacaaTAGATCTGACACTGTTCATTTCCTGTCTTCTTTTAATAGCACAAATCTAGAATGCTCAGGTTTCGATTGGCAACTGCATTAATTTGATGCCTCCAATATTTAAGAGTAGCTAAGTGTAGAGGAATGGTGGCAGCACTAATTCAAAAGAGGCAATTGAAATGACCATAAGCCAAAGAGAGCTTTTGCACTTGCCACTTACCTGATGTAAAGACTGAGAGAACAAATGAATATATTCCTCTTGTTTTCTCATTGTTCACCTTGGAACAAATGAATATATTTCTCTTGGGTCAATTATTCTGTAAGATggagagattgatgaagatattatttatagagtaaaaaCAGGATGGTTAAAATGACGAGGGGTATCAGGAGTCTTGTGTGATCTTCGAATActgttgagattaaaaaaaaattataatacaaatgtaagaccaacaatgctatattattttaaatgttgggtagttaaaaaataatatatacagaAAATTTGTGTAGCTAAGATTAGAATGTTGATATGGAAGTGtggagttactaagaaagacacagaaaaatatttttaatcgtaAATAACTAGGTATCACTTAGATAGAGATAAGATGAGAGAGAATCGCTTAAGATAATATGAGCATGTGCTTAGGAGACCTATGGATGTGATAGTTAGAAGAAACGAAATCATTAATGTTAGTAGCAAGAGGAGACGCAAAGAAGGACCTAAAAAGACCTTAATGGAAACCATAATTAATGACTTAaatactctaaacttaactaagcatatgactttttatacaTCTCGATGACGACAAAATATTCATATAGCTAACCCCAAATAGATGGGACTTACGACTCTATTGCTGTTGTTGTTCTTCTCATCGTTCACCTCTCCCTTTCTCTCACACTCTCTTCTTATTTGTGTAGAACCATATTGACTATTTGCACCTCAATATCTATATTGACTATTCTTctaatctgtgtgtgtgtgtgtgtatatatatagtttCTATGTGATGTTTGAATAAGCTTCCTAGTCAGACTCTTGCAGATACTACTGGACATTTGTGAGAGCATTAGCTTCTATCAAAATGTCATGAGTAGAATACACTTTCATGTATAAAGAGTACATCTTGTAGAACCTGATTTGGTGCCTAGTTCTTCTTTTGTAGCATATGCATTAATTGGCTTGGAGGTGCAGTTCttatcaaaatcttatatttGAACTCCATTTCTCGGAAACAATATAGTCTTCAATTCCATTTCAAAAGGTAATGACATTATTACAAGAACAGGGGACAGTAATGTAAAAACTACAGAAAGTAGCAAAACAGATGATAAATGCGTACACTCCATTAGTGCCCTATCTAAGGTTCATAAAGATTATGCAATTTGTCTCTTTTCTTGTGCCCTCTGTCAAGGTAATTAGCAAAGACAATGACAAAAGTATCATGACATTGTTCTAGCTTCATCATGCTTGAatttgccttttttttcttttgtgttacATCTTGTATCAGTTTAAATTGGCTTATTGAGAGATATAATTCAGTTTTTCTGACTTGGagcttataataaatattttctatgtatTTTGGCAGGTGATATACCGGGATTTTAAAGCATCAAATGTATTGTTAGACAAAGATTTCAAACCAAAACTATCAGACTTTGGCTTGGCACGGGAGGGACCAACAGCTGGGCACACTCATGTGACTACGGCGGTATGTGTACTTTGCTGAATCAGTTGACTTGCTCTCTCTTTTCATAAACCTTCAGATAAATTAATAAGATACTCTCCTCAAGCTTGATATATTCATGCCTCATCTGTCTTTTCTCTTCCCCCCTTTTAGTAGTATTATGTTCATGGTCTAACATCCCAATAAATGATTGGATGACTAATTGTTGCTGACTTAACATTGACACACCTTGAGTTTCAGTCTTTGGTCAACTTCTTACTGTATGATGTCTGGGTTTCAGTAATCTTCATTGATAACTATTTAGATTTGCTACATCAATCCTTTGTTGCTATTCAGACTTGTTAAGGCAACATTCGTAAACAATCCAAGTGCCATTATGTCCTTTTTCACTACTAATTGGAAGAGCTCATGCTTCCATTGACAGGTTGTAGGCACGTATGGATATGCAGCTCCAGACTACATAGAGACGGGACATCTCACAATTAAGAGCGACGTATGGAGTTTTGGAGTGGTTCTTTACGAAATCCTTACAGGCAGGCGTTCGTTAGAGAGGAATCGGCCACCAAATGAGCAGAAGCTTTTGGAATGGGTGAGGCAATTCCCTGTAGAGACCAGGAAGTTCAGCATGATCATGGACCCAAAACTAAGAAATGAATTCTCCCTCAAAGCTGCACATGAAATAGCTAAGTTGGCCAACAGATGCCTGGTCAGGGATCGTAAAGAGCGTCCATCGATGAGTGAAGTCGTAAAGTGTTTGAGAAGAGCCATACAGATGGAGCCCCCAGTGAAAGAACTTACTCTACCGACGGATTCAAACAGGAGGAGAATCGATGCTGAATCTTCAAGGAGGTAGCTGTTTCATCAGCTAAATCGACGGCTGTGGTCCATATGGTTACAAGGAGAATGCGTTTTGCAAATTGAAGGCTTcaagtttcagaaaagtaaacgaGGTGGTATCGGTTTCGGTACCGAATTATATTCCTTACGCAACTTGGAAGTATCAATTTAGCTGATATGTAATTATCAAATTtgtttgctttcttcttcttctttcttcgacTAGTGTATGTAACTCAGTGAGTAGCAGATTAGAATCATGAGTTCTAGTTGGATTGTAAAAGACCTGGCCGAATAAGCTTGAACTTGCTGGTTGCACTTTGCTTGTACTTGATGTATCAAACCAGTTTGGTGGATTGTCTTCCCTTGTTTCTCACGACCTCCAACTTGAAATTAGCAGTACATGACACTGTCGAAAGAGGGCAAAAGGGTATTCTGACTGGAACTATAATTGTCTGCACAAATGGAAGAATAATGTGTTCTCTGGTTTTATTGATGGGGAAACAAAATATCTATTCTATGCTCTCGGTTGTGTCATCTTCGTATCATGACTTGGGTCGGATAATAACTGGTTCATCAATTTCGTTTGTCCTAAGTTATTGAAAAAAATACTTgaattaaaattgataataatatatttatcagatCCTTATAAATCAATATTAGTCATATTCACTTTTAATATAAAACTACTTGAGGTATTATAATTTTTGATAGTTAAGGACTCACAcagctgatatatatatatgtatgagggATAATTATGACTTAAAGTTTTGATATCAATTAACataattgatcaaaatatttaagctgaaACAGATAATAGTATATTTATTAAACCCTTATAAATGAATCTTAGTCTTATCATTTTTTACGAACAATTAATTGGGATTTACTCGATCAGATTAACTactaaaattgattttttttttccttcatccaAGACTAGGCTACTTACAACATATCTTGAGTTCGATTACATGGCAGACACGATTCATATCAGATACTCTACGATGTACAACGCATCACCAACGTATGCTAACCACTGTGCTGACACATTGGGGTGCATGCAACGTAGCCTCGACGCACTGCTGACGCACGCCCCCTTCAACTGGTACTCGACTTAGGACCGAGTCAAATGGGGCTGTTTCCCCCACAATTCAGTGTGAGATGACGACGTTGGTGATGAAATGTTAGAGTAAGATTGCAACAAGGGCATCTAAACTCCTTTAGGTTAGCACATCATCTACCATTGCCATCACATCAGAAGAACAAAACACTGGTCAGGTCATTGCAGATGCGCGGCTGCTTTCAATGGGGATGGCTTatt
The window above is part of the Musa acuminata AAA Group cultivar baxijiao chromosome BXJ1-1, Cavendish_Baxijiao_AAA, whole genome shotgun sequence genome. Proteins encoded here:
- the LOC103994230 gene encoding probable serine/threonine-protein kinase PBL19 — encoded protein: MACFGYFKKKPKGAPERSSAPATTPATTTSSSFSTSRSDDSAAGRRWSRSTGSTTSQKSIPALYEERGHKLRVFELDELRNATNDFSRMNKIGEGGFGRVYKGYVRHPDGIGGRKLVAIKKLNQKGLQGHKQWLAEVQFLGVFEHPNLVKLLGYCAQDDERGIERLLVYEFMPNKSLEDHLFSRAYPPLPWNLRLQIALGVAEGLEYLHEGEVQVIYRDFKASNVLLDKDFKPKLSDFGLAREGPTAGHTHVTTAVVGTYGYAAPDYIETGHLTIKSDVWSFGVVLYEILTGRRSLERNRPPNEQKLLEWVRQFPVETRKFSMIMDPKLRNEFSLKAAHEIAKLANRCLVRDRKERPSMSEVVKCLRRAIQMEPPVKELTLPTDSNRRRIDAESSRR